In a single window of the Bacillus mycoides genome:
- a CDS encoding ABC transporter ATP-binding protein, which yields MTKQREKLIEVKNVKQHFDVSGGVVKAVNDISFDIYRGETFGLVGESGCGKSTTGRTIIRLYDATAGEVLFDGENVHGKKSRAELKKFNRKMQMIFQDPYASLNPRMTVGDIIAEGIDIHGLAKGKKERMDRVHELLNTVGLNKEHANRFPHEFSGGQRQRIGIARALAVEPEFIIADEPISALDVSIQAQVVNLLKQLQREKGLTYLFIAHDLSMVKYISDRIGVMYRGQIVELTTSEELYANPMHPYTKSLLSAIPLPDPDYERNRKRIVYDPSQHQYGEEAPTMREIRPGHFVLCSEAEYKKYKEIYQ from the coding sequence ATGACTAAACAACGTGAGAAATTAATTGAAGTAAAAAATGTAAAGCAGCACTTCGACGTGAGTGGTGGTGTTGTCAAAGCGGTTAATGATATTTCATTTGATATTTACCGCGGAGAAACATTTGGTCTTGTAGGAGAATCAGGTTGTGGTAAATCGACAACTGGAAGAACGATTATTCGTTTATATGATGCAACTGCTGGTGAAGTGTTGTTCGATGGTGAAAATGTACATGGTAAAAAATCACGTGCCGAGCTGAAGAAGTTCAACCGTAAAATGCAAATGATTTTCCAAGATCCATATGCATCATTAAATCCTCGTATGACAGTAGGGGATATTATTGCAGAAGGTATTGATATTCACGGACTAGCAAAAGGCAAAAAAGAGCGTATGGACCGTGTTCATGAATTATTAAATACAGTTGGTTTAAATAAAGAGCACGCAAACCGTTTCCCGCATGAATTCTCAGGCGGACAACGTCAACGTATCGGTATCGCTCGTGCGCTAGCTGTAGAACCTGAATTTATCATTGCTGATGAACCAATCTCAGCACTTGACGTATCGATTCAGGCGCAAGTTGTAAACTTACTGAAACAGTTACAAAGAGAAAAAGGTTTAACATACTTATTCATCGCCCATGATTTATCAATGGTAAAATACATTAGTGATCGCATTGGTGTAATGTACCGTGGTCAAATCGTTGAGTTGACAACAAGTGAAGAGTTATATGCGAATCCAATGCATCCATATACAAAATCACTACTATCTGCAATTCCGCTTCCAGATCCAGATTATGAGCGCAATCGTAAACGTATCGTATACGATCCATCTCAACATCAATATGGTGAGGAAGCACCAACAATGCGTGAAATTCGCCCAGGACATTTTGTATTATGTTCTGAAGCAGAGTATAAGAAATATAAAGAAATCTATCAATAA
- a CDS encoding ABC transporter ATP-binding protein, whose protein sequence is MKTLLEVKDLQVSFDTHAGEVQAVRGVTFDLKKGETLAIVGESGSGKSVTSKALMGLIPNPPGRIKNGEIVFEGRDLTKLTEKEMQQVRGKDIAMIFQDPMTSLNPTMTIGNQIMEGLIKHQGMSKADARKVALELIDLVGIPNPEARLKQYPHQFSGGMRQRVVIAMALACNPKLLIADEPTTALDVTIQAQILELMKDIQQKTEAAIIFITHDLGVVANVADRVAVMYAGKVVEIGTVDEIFYNPKHPYTWGLIASMPSLDGAEDELYAIPGTPPDLLKPPKGDAFAPRNPQALKIDFEMDPPLFKVSDTHYAATWLLHEQAPEVKPPAVVEKRILQMKAGEQHD, encoded by the coding sequence ATGAAAACATTGCTAGAGGTAAAAGATTTGCAAGTCTCCTTTGATACACATGCAGGTGAAGTACAAGCTGTACGCGGTGTTACTTTTGATTTGAAAAAAGGAGAAACATTAGCGATTGTAGGAGAATCTGGTTCTGGTAAATCAGTTACTTCTAAAGCGTTAATGGGATTAATTCCGAATCCTCCAGGGCGTATTAAAAACGGTGAAATCGTATTTGAAGGTCGTGACTTAACGAAACTAACAGAAAAAGAAATGCAACAAGTACGCGGTAAAGATATTGCGATGATTTTCCAAGATCCAATGACATCATTAAACCCAACGATGACAATTGGAAATCAAATTATGGAAGGCCTTATTAAACACCAAGGGATGAGTAAAGCAGATGCACGTAAAGTTGCGTTAGAATTAATCGACCTTGTAGGTATTCCGAATCCAGAAGCGCGCTTAAAACAATATCCTCACCAATTCTCAGGTGGTATGAGACAGCGTGTAGTTATTGCGATGGCGTTAGCTTGTAACCCGAAATTATTAATTGCCGATGAGCCGACAACAGCGCTAGACGTTACAATTCAGGCGCAAATTTTAGAACTTATGAAGGACATTCAGCAAAAAACAGAAGCAGCAATCATTTTCATTACGCATGACTTAGGTGTAGTGGCAAACGTTGCAGACCGAGTTGCGGTTATGTACGCTGGTAAAGTTGTTGAAATTGGAACTGTTGATGAAATTTTCTACAATCCAAAACATCCATACACATGGGGCTTAATCGCATCTATGCCAAGCTTAGATGGTGCAGAGGACGAGCTATATGCGATTCCAGGAACGCCTCCAGACTTATTAAAACCGCCAAAGGGTGATGCTTTTGCACCACGTAACCCGCAGGCATTGAAAATTGATTTTGAAATGGACCCACCTTTATTTAAAGTAAGTGATACACACTATGCGGCAACTTGGTTACTTCACGAGCAAGCTCCAGAAGTAAAACCACCGGCAGTCGTTGAAAAACGCATTCTTCAAATGAAAGCAGGTGAACAACATGACTAA
- the opp3C gene encoding oligopeptide ABC transporter permease: MMKDVQKLSPDLFQPANQSNVDNEVIARPSLTFWQDVRRRLFQHKGAMFGFVLLMLIVLLAILGPMVSKHSYKEQDLGRAKMPPKIPVIENVHWLPFDGTDQYGVDQYEKRDIKEYFWFGTDDLGRDLWTRTWEGTRVSLYIALLAAAIDLVIGVAYGGISAFYGGRVDNIMQRIMEIINGIPYLIIVILMVIIMGSGIWSITLAMAITGWIGMSRIVRGQILKLKNQEYVLASRTLGATNTQLIVKHLIPNVMGPIIVMTMFTIPTAVFGEAFLSFIGLGIQPPFASLGSLVNDGYKSIQTYPHMMFIPAVVISMLILAFNLIADGLRDALDPKMRK, translated from the coding sequence ATGATGAAAGATGTACAAAAATTATCTCCAGATTTATTTCAACCAGCCAATCAGAGTAATGTTGATAATGAAGTCATTGCCCGTCCAAGCTTAACGTTTTGGCAAGATGTAAGAAGACGTTTGTTCCAACATAAAGGTGCAATGTTTGGTTTCGTATTATTAATGCTTATTGTACTACTAGCAATTTTAGGACCGATGGTAAGTAAGCATTCTTATAAAGAGCAGGATTTAGGTCGTGCGAAAATGCCACCGAAAATTCCAGTGATTGAAAATGTTCATTGGCTACCATTTGACGGTACAGATCAATATGGTGTTGACCAATATGAAAAACGTGATATTAAAGAGTACTTCTGGTTTGGTACAGATGATCTTGGCCGTGATTTATGGACAAGAACATGGGAAGGTACACGAGTATCATTATATATCGCTCTTTTAGCAGCAGCGATTGACTTAGTAATTGGGGTTGCATATGGAGGTATTTCAGCCTTCTATGGCGGCAGAGTAGATAATATTATGCAACGTATTATGGAGATCATTAACGGTATTCCATACTTAATCATCGTTATTTTAATGGTAATCATTATGGGATCAGGTATTTGGTCAATTACACTTGCGATGGCAATTACAGGTTGGATAGGGATGTCGCGTATCGTTCGTGGACAGATCCTAAAATTAAAAAACCAAGAATATGTATTAGCATCTCGTACATTAGGGGCAACGAATACACAGTTAATTGTGAAGCACTTAATTCCGAACGTAATGGGACCAATTATCGTAATGACAATGTTTACAATTCCAACAGCGGTATTTGGTGAAGCATTCTTAAGCTTCATCGGACTAGGTATTCAGCCACCATTCGCATCACTTGGTTCTCTTGTAAATGATGGTTATAAATCAATTCAAACGTATCCACATATGATGTTCATCCCAGCGGTTGTCATCAGTATGTTAATCTTAGCATTCAACTTAATTGCAGACGGATTACGCGACGCGTTAGATCCAAAAATGCGTAAGTAA
- the opp3b gene encoding oligopeptide ABC transporter permease, whose translation MGRYVLKRFVYMALTLFLITTLTFFLMKLLPGSPLKNQEKLSPAQKEIILEKYGLNDPVPVQYARYLGNLAKGDLGVSFQYDNRPVTDMIVDRIGPSAQLGLQAIILGTFIGLILGIVAALRNNTWVDYGATIISVLGMSVPSFVFAALLQYFVGVKLGWFPVAFWKGPEFTVMPTIALSMAVIATIARFARAELIEVMQADYILTAKAKGISQGVIIIKHALRNALIPVVTILGPMVAGLITGTLVIEQIYAVPGLGEQFVKSITVNDYTVIMGTTIFYSAIFILVIFIVDILYGIIDPRIRLAGGKK comes from the coding sequence ATGGGACGTTATGTATTAAAACGTTTCGTGTACATGGCTTTGACATTATTTTTAATTACTACACTGACTTTCTTTTTGATGAAATTACTACCGGGTTCTCCGCTTAAAAACCAGGAGAAGCTATCACCGGCACAAAAAGAAATCATTCTTGAAAAATATGGATTAAATGATCCAGTACCAGTTCAATATGCACGTTACTTAGGTAACTTAGCAAAAGGTGATTTAGGGGTATCATTCCAATATGATAACCGCCCAGTAACAGATATGATTGTGGATCGTATTGGACCATCAGCACAACTTGGTTTACAAGCGATTATATTAGGAACATTTATCGGTTTAATTTTAGGAATCGTTGCGGCGCTTCGTAACAATACGTGGGTCGATTATGGGGCGACAATTATTTCCGTACTCGGGATGTCGGTACCCTCATTCGTATTCGCCGCATTACTACAATATTTCGTAGGGGTAAAACTTGGTTGGTTCCCAGTAGCATTCTGGAAAGGACCGGAGTTTACAGTAATGCCTACAATTGCCTTATCGATGGCAGTTATCGCAACAATCGCACGTTTCGCTCGTGCAGAGTTAATTGAGGTTATGCAAGCAGACTACATTTTAACAGCGAAAGCGAAAGGAATTAGCCAAGGCGTTATCATTATCAAGCACGCACTGCGTAACGCATTAATTCCAGTTGTAACAATTTTAGGACCAATGGTTGCAGGATTAATTACAGGGACACTAGTTATTGAGCAAATTTACGCTGTACCTGGACTTGGGGAACAATTCGTTAAATCGATTACAGTGAATGACTATACAGTTATTATGGGAACTACAATTTTCTATAGTGCGATCTTCATCTTAGTTATTTTCATTGTCGATATTTTATACGGAATTATTGATCCTCGTATTCGTTTAGCGGGAGGGAAAAAATGA
- a CDS encoding peptide ABC transporter substrate-binding protein yields the protein MKKKIPLLLASTLTASMLLGACSYQKEDAKAKGKENTTSSSNGKQILNLTELSEIPSMDASLASDSASSTALNNTMEGLYRTGKDQKRMPGIAEDVQKLDDGKKYIFKLRKDAKWSNGEPVTAKDFVYSWKRAVNPDTKATYSYIMFDIKNAEKIHKKELPADQLGVKAIDDYTLEVELDNPVPYFIDLTVYPVFYPLNENFVKSQGDKFGLEANTTLYNGPFVMSDWKHEQSFQFKKNPSYWDNKTVKIEEINFNIVKNTSTDVNLYETNSIDRAALTSEFVDKFRQTPEFQTRKEAGVAYLRFNQNNKYLSNKNLRKAISMSFDRDNIAKVILNNGAIGAYGFVGKDFAEGPNKKDFRAENGNLVETDSKEAKKLWETAKKELGTDKIELEFLSFDNEDAKKIGEFLKGEMEKNLPGLTIKIKQQPFAQKNKLEDSQEYDMAFGIWGPDFPDPVSYLDMFVTNGSQNKTGYSNPKYDELILKAKTDTKDLQARWNNLLEVEKILIKEDAVITPIFQKGSAYVVKGAVKDIIPINYGGRLTYKWASVEQK from the coding sequence ATGAAGAAAAAGATACCGTTATTACTTGCATCAACTTTAACGGCAAGTATGTTGCTTGGCGCGTGTAGCTACCAGAAAGAGGACGCTAAAGCAAAAGGAAAAGAAAACACTACTAGTAGTAGTAACGGAAAACAGATTCTTAATTTAACAGAGTTATCTGAAATTCCATCAATGGATGCATCGTTAGCATCAGATTCTGCATCTTCAACAGCATTAAATAATACGATGGAAGGTTTATATCGTACTGGCAAAGATCAAAAGAGAATGCCTGGGATTGCTGAAGATGTCCAAAAGCTAGATGATGGGAAGAAATACATATTTAAGTTAAGAAAAGATGCGAAATGGTCGAATGGGGAACCTGTAACAGCGAAAGACTTTGTGTATTCATGGAAAAGAGCAGTAAATCCAGATACAAAAGCGACGTATTCATACATTATGTTCGATATTAAAAATGCAGAAAAAATTCATAAAAAAGAATTACCTGCTGACCAATTAGGTGTAAAGGCGATTGATGATTATACATTAGAAGTGGAATTAGACAATCCCGTTCCTTACTTTATTGATTTAACGGTTTATCCGGTGTTCTACCCACTAAATGAGAACTTTGTGAAATCACAAGGTGATAAATTTGGTTTAGAGGCAAATACAACATTATATAACGGGCCATTCGTTATGAGTGATTGGAAACATGAACAAAGCTTCCAATTTAAGAAGAACCCATCATATTGGGATAACAAGACGGTTAAAATCGAAGAGATAAATTTCAATATTGTGAAAAATACATCGACTGATGTAAATTTATATGAGACAAATTCGATTGATCGTGCGGCTCTAACATCGGAATTTGTTGATAAATTTAGACAAACTCCAGAGTTCCAAACACGAAAAGAAGCTGGAGTTGCCTACTTAAGATTTAATCAAAATAATAAGTATTTGAGTAATAAAAACTTAAGAAAAGCAATTTCAATGTCCTTTGACCGTGATAACATTGCAAAAGTTATTTTAAACAACGGCGCAATCGGTGCTTACGGATTTGTTGGAAAAGATTTCGCTGAAGGTCCGAATAAAAAAGACTTCCGTGCTGAAAATGGAAATCTAGTTGAAACGGATTCAAAAGAAGCGAAAAAACTTTGGGAAACAGCAAAGAAAGAGCTTGGCACTGATAAAATTGAACTAGAATTCTTAAGCTTCGATAATGAAGATGCGAAAAAAATTGGCGAATTCTTAAAAGGTGAGATGGAAAAGAACTTACCTGGTTTAACGATCAAAATTAAACAGCAGCCATTCGCACAAAAAAATAAGTTAGAAGACTCTCAAGAATATGATATGGCGTTTGGTATTTGGGGTCCAGACTTCCCAGATCCAGTCTCATATTTAGATATGTTTGTTACGAATGGTTCACAAAATAAAACAGGATATTCTAATCCGAAATATGATGAGCTAATTCTAAAAGCAAAAACAGATACAAAAGATTTACAAGCTCGCTGGAACAACCTTTTAGAAGTAGAGAAAATATTAATTAAAGAGGATGCAGTTATTACTCCGATCTTCCAAAAAGGTTCAGCATATGTGGTAAAAGGTGCCGTAAAAGATATTATCCCAATTAACTATGGTGGTAGATTAACTTACAAATGGGCATCTGTTGAACAAAAATAA
- a CDS encoding DUF3899 domain-containing protein produces the protein MNKVFFHTCILFLVAIIASSVGAFLVSSHFLLNFVNISFYIALFFILIGGFLFIFQNGFFNVTIYAFQRVFGTNKKIDSLIEEAEEPIDKKERIYKTYSFKWTYPICITGIVLGLFSILISFTILM, from the coding sequence TTGAATAAAGTTTTTTTTCATACTTGTATACTATTTTTGGTTGCGATAATCGCTTCTAGTGTGGGCGCATTCCTCGTTTCATCTCATTTTTTGTTGAATTTTGTCAACATCTCATTCTATATTGCATTGTTTTTTATTCTTATAGGTGGTTTTTTATTCATATTTCAAAACGGATTTTTTAACGTAACAATTTACGCATTCCAAAGAGTATTTGGTACGAATAAAAAAATTGACTCTTTAATTGAAGAAGCAGAGGAACCTATCGATAAGAAAGAACGTATTTATAAAACATATTCATTCAAATGGACGTATCCGATTTGTATTACCGGTATCGTACTTGGGTTGTTCTCGATCCTCATTAGCTTTACTATTTTGATGTAG
- the trpS gene encoding tryptophan--tRNA ligase, which produces MSVIFSGIQPSGTITLGNYLGAMKQFTELQNEHDCYFCIVNQHAITVPQDPVQLRKNIRSLAALYVACGIDPEKATLFVQSEVPAHAQLGWIMQSVAYVGELERMTQYKDKSSGRDSVPAGLLTYPPLMAADILLYNTEIVPVGDDQKQHMELTRDLAERFNKRFREVFTVPEIRIPKVGARVMSLTEPTKKMSKSDPNPKAMISMLDEPKTIEKKIKSAVTDSEGIVKFDKENKPGISNLLTIYSSFSGKTVEEIEAMYEGKGYGDFKGDLAQVVVEAIRPIQDKYNELINSPELDEILDKGAEKANRVAFKQLRKVENAMGLSRKRR; this is translated from the coding sequence ATGTCAGTTATCTTTTCTGGTATTCAGCCAAGCGGAACAATTACACTTGGAAACTATTTAGGAGCTATGAAGCAATTTACAGAGCTTCAAAATGAACACGACTGTTATTTCTGTATTGTAAACCAACATGCGATTACAGTACCTCAAGATCCCGTACAACTTCGTAAAAACATTCGCAGTCTTGCTGCACTTTATGTAGCATGTGGCATCGATCCTGAAAAAGCTACTTTATTTGTACAATCAGAAGTACCAGCACACGCTCAACTAGGATGGATTATGCAATCAGTTGCTTACGTTGGAGAATTAGAGCGTATGACGCAATATAAAGATAAATCTTCTGGTAGAGATTCAGTTCCAGCTGGATTACTAACGTATCCACCATTAATGGCTGCTGATATTTTACTTTACAACACTGAAATCGTACCTGTTGGTGATGATCAAAAACAACATATGGAATTAACACGCGACCTAGCAGAGCGTTTCAACAAACGCTTCCGTGAAGTGTTCACTGTTCCTGAAATTCGTATTCCAAAAGTAGGAGCTCGCGTTATGTCATTAACAGAACCTACGAAAAAAATGAGTAAATCTGATCCGAATCCAAAAGCAATGATCAGTATGCTTGATGAACCAAAAACAATTGAAAAGAAAATTAAAAGTGCTGTAACTGATTCTGAAGGTATCGTGAAATTTGATAAAGAAAACAAACCTGGAATCTCTAACTTATTAACAATCTACTCTTCATTCTCTGGAAAAACAGTTGAAGAAATAGAAGCAATGTACGAAGGAAAAGGATACGGAGACTTCAAAGGCGACCTAGCACAAGTAGTCGTAGAAGCAATTCGTCCAATCCAAGACAAATATAACGAACTAATCAACTCACCAGAACTAGACGAAATTCTAGACAAAGGTGCAGAAAAAGCAAACCGCGTTGCATTCAAACAACTACGCAAAGTAGAAAACGCAATGGGATTAAGTAGAAAACGTAGGTAA
- a CDS encoding YjbA family protein produces MLYLHDVWVNWFEGEENGYNVCHFYEWRKDDTIELLDQVPLLKVDATLYHYIENELLELPQKLLEDVYHKAYIRKNHERLQQEYCFVVTDGKGIIAIDSIGYNVPIRKSRLIPRQEQMVYEMVENVQAEKYEFQVEEIEKEHHILSPSPFIMNGLTRKERQLKQLLFMALDQLHTTKNPAEIRYWFTEWDPSAYGMVQHMEFEDVWAKLYDEAKTGWSEKHEQLCERLVKGQPFFEKLWEMENEQKVN; encoded by the coding sequence ATGTTATATCTACATGATGTATGGGTAAATTGGTTTGAAGGTGAAGAGAATGGGTATAACGTTTGTCATTTTTACGAATGGCGGAAAGATGATACGATTGAGCTATTAGATCAAGTGCCATTATTAAAAGTAGATGCCACATTATATCATTACATCGAGAACGAATTATTAGAGCTTCCGCAAAAATTATTGGAAGACGTATATCATAAGGCTTATATTCGTAAAAATCACGAACGTTTGCAACAAGAATATTGTTTTGTAGTTACAGATGGAAAAGGAATTATTGCGATTGATTCAATCGGCTATAATGTGCCAATTAGAAAAAGTAGGCTTATACCGCGTCAAGAACAGATGGTATATGAGATGGTAGAGAATGTGCAAGCAGAAAAGTATGAGTTCCAAGTGGAAGAGATTGAAAAAGAACATCATATTTTATCACCGTCGCCTTTCATTATGAACGGCCTAACTCGTAAAGAAAGACAGTTAAAACAATTATTATTTATGGCATTAGATCAATTACATACAACGAAAAATCCAGCTGAAATTCGCTATTGGTTCACAGAGTGGGATCCATCAGCGTACGGAATGGTCCAACATATGGAGTTTGAAGATGTTTGGGCTAAACTTTATGATGAAGCGAAAACTGGATGGTCTGAGAAGCACGAGCAATTATGTGAGCGCCTTGTAAAAGGACAGCCGTTTTTTGAAAAGTTATGGGAAATGGAAAATGAGCAGAAGGTAAATTAA